A stretch of the Solanum dulcamara chromosome 6, daSolDulc1.2, whole genome shotgun sequence genome encodes the following:
- the LOC129891702 gene encoding putative expansin-B14: MAANLFQCRSLWMITIVFCSSLVTFSSCQSSGFSLAVATFYTDSGSGGACGLENDVASSPYNAMITAGNQALFKQGAGCGACYQVLCNQTQNLHCSGNPITVTLTDECPGSCNDDPIHFDLSGIAFGKLAKSGEDAELHKAGRIQIFYKRVPCNYNTNILFKVDKGSNDNFLAVVSEAVDGDGDLSLVEIQTTGGKSTWSPMNRMIGSTWSVGIEPNTQKPPFSLKLTSGTKQSVIAQNVIPPGWKPTAVYKSNVNFPTQL, from the exons ATGGCTGCAAATCTTTTTCAGTGTCGTTCCCTTTGGATGATCACTATAGTTTTTTGCTCATCTTTGGTTACATTTTCTTCTTGCCAATCAAGTGGCTTTTCATTAGCTGTTGCAACTTTTTATACTGATTCTGGAAGTG GTGGAGCATGTGGGCTAGAAAATGACGTGGCAAGTTCTCCTTACAATGCAATGATCACAGCGGGGAATCAAGCTCTTTTTAAGCAAGGTGCTGGATGTGGTGCATGCTACCAG GTGTTATGCAACCAAACTCAGAATTTACATTGTTCAGGAAATCCAATAACGGTAACCCTTACAGACGAGTGTCCTGGATCATGCAATGATGATCCAATTCACTTTGATTTAAGTGGAATTGCCTTTGGAAAATTGGCAAAGTCTGGTGAAGATGCAGAATTGCATAAAGCAGGAagaattcaaattttttataaaag GGTTCCATGTAATTACAACACGAATATATTGTTCAAGGTAGACAAAGGCTCCAATGATAATTTCTTGGCGgttgtatcagaagcagtagaTGGAGATGGTGACCTTTCTTTAGTTGAAATCCAAACAACAGGAGGGAAGAGTACATGGTCTCCCATGAATAGAATGATTGGATCAACTTGGAGTGTTGGCATAGAACCAAACACACAAAAACCTCCATTTTCTCTCAAACTTACTTCTGGAACTAAGCAGAGTGTCATTGCTCAAAATGTCATTCCACCTGGTTGGAAACCAACAGCAGTTTATAAATCAAATGTTAATTTTCCCACCCAACTATAg
- the LOC129891940 gene encoding 1-aminocyclopropane-1-carboxylate oxidase 1, with product MKNFPIINLEKLNGAEKANTMEMIKDACENWGFFELVNHGIPHEVMDTVEKLTKGHYKKCMEQRFKELVASKGLEAVQAEVTDLDWESTFFLRHLPASNISQVPDLDDEYREVMRDFAKRLEKLAEELLDLLCENLGLEKGYLKKAFYGSKGPNFGTKVSNYPPCPKPDLIKGLRAHTDAGGIILLFQDDKVSGLQLLKDGKWIDVPPMRHSIVVNLGDQLEVITNGKYKSVMHRVIAQTDGTRMSLASFYNPGGDAVIYPATTLVEKEAEESTQVYPKFVFDDYMKLYAGLKFQAKEPRFEAMKAMEVDVKSDPIASA from the exons ATGAAGAACTTCCCAATTATTAACTTGGAAAAGCTCAATGGAGCTGAGAAAGCCAACACCATGGAAATGATCAAAGATGCATGTGAGAATTGGGGCTTCTTTGAG TTGGTGAACCATGGGATTCCACATGAAGTAATGGACACAGTAGAGAAATTAACAAAGGGACATTACAAGAAGTGCATGGAACAGAGGTTCAAAGAATTGGTGGCAAGCAAAGGTCTTGAAGCTGTGCAAGCTGAGGTTACTGATTTAGATTGGGAAAGCACTTTCTTCTTGCGCCATCTTCCTGCTTCTAATATCTCTCAAGTACCCGATCTTGACGACGAATACAG AGAGGTGATGAGAGATTTTGCTAAAAGATTGGAGAAATTGGCAGAGGAGTTACTAGACTTGCTCTGTGAAAATCTTGGACTTGAAAAGGGTTACTTGAAAAAGGCCTTTTATGGATCAAAAGGTCCCAATTTTGGGACTAAAGTTAGCAATTATCCACCATGTCCCAAGCCTGATTTGATTAAAGGACTCCGCGCTCACACAGACGCTGGTGGAATCATACTTCTCTTCCAAGATGACAAAGTGAGTGGCCTTCAACTCCTCAAAGACGGGAAATGGATCGATGTTCCTCCCATGCGCCATTCCATTGTGGTTAACCTTGGTGACCAACTTGAG GTGATCACCAACGGGAAATACAAGAGTGTGATGCACAGAGTGATTGCTCAAACAGACGGGACTCGAATGTCACTAGCCTCATTTTACAATCCAGGAGGCGATGCAGTAATTTATCCAGCAACAACTTTGGTTGAAAAAGAGGCAGAGGAAAGCACACAAGTTTACCCAAAGTTTGTGTTTGATGATTACATGAAGTTATATGCTGGACTTAAGTTTCAGGCCAAAGAGCCAAGGTTtgaagccatgaaggcaatggAAGTTGATGTGAAAAGTGATCCAATTGCAAGTGCTTAG